Proteins encoded by one window of Vitis vinifera cultivar Pinot Noir 40024 chromosome 10, ASM3070453v1:
- the LOC132254537 gene encoding heavy metal-associated isoprenylated plant protein 9-like, which translates to MIDMAQNQVTIKGIVEPQAVCNRIMKKTKRRAKVLSPLPEAEGEPMPEVVSSQVSGLTTVELNVNMHCEACAAQLPIATAKTDQD; encoded by the exons ATGATTGATATGGCTCAAAACCAGGTGACTATAAAGGGAATAGTTGAACCACAAGCTGTGTGCAATAGGATAATGAAGAAAACCAAGAGAAGAGCTAAAGTCTTATCCCCTCTGCCTGAAGCTGAGGGAGAGCCCATGCCAGAAGTTGTTAGTTCACAG GTTAGTGGATTAACAACTGTGGAACTCAATGTGAACATGCACTGTGAGGCCTGTGCTGCCCAACTCCCAATTGCAACAGCCAAAACAGATCAAGATTAA